GCGGGAATCTATCACATGGTTTCGATTGAAGACATCCAGCGAAACAAACTATTGGGTAAACAAGTTGACCCGGCTAAAACCAACTCACTAGACTCGGTTCAACCAGTAGGAGCAGCTAAGGTCAATTCACTTGACCAGGTCAAACCACTAGCCCCATTTAAGGGCTACTCACTTGACCAGGTCCACTCACTAGCCCCATCAAGGGCAACTGGCTTGACTGTACTTAAAGAAGAAGTAGAAGAAGAGGAAGAAGAGATCCCTTTTCCTCTCACAGAACAAGAAATAAACCCAATTCCTATCCAAATCTATGAAGATAACTTTGGCATCATCAGACCTGTCGTAAAAGACGCGTTACTTAACTGGTCCATGAAACTAGGGGAAGACCTCGTCATCGAAGCGATTAACATTGGGGTAAAAATGGGGGCACAAACCTACACTTACGTTGAAAAAATTTTACAAGAATGGGAGCGAGCCAATTTGAAAACATTACAAGATGTCCAAATCTATGAAATAAAAAAAGATGGCATGAAACGAAAGAGAACCTC
The Bacillaceae bacterium S4-13-56 genome window above contains:
- a CDS encoding DnaD domain protein, coding for MNAIIEICAFKEWKSTNALSKGALVLWYTLKLIQTTNHLGTEFNAPNKVLKQLAGLSKQGIANARLELEENGLLHYQNGCFGKAGIYHMVSIEDIQRNKLLGKQVDPAKTNSLDSVQPVGAAKVNSLDQVKPLAPFKGYSLDQVHSLAPSRATGLTVLKEEVEEEEEEIPFPLTEQEINPIPIQIYEDNFGIIRPVVKDALLNWSMKLGEDLVIEAINIGVKMGAQTYTYVEKILQEWERANLKTLQDVQIYEIKKDGMKRKRTSILFQQPQQQPNQRHQQHPEPLAMNQSRPYHHPKSMQLSTEENSFFNDLVWEGNQ